Part of the Manihot esculenta chloroplast, complete genome genome, CTCATGTAGCTCATGCTGGATTAATCGTATTCTGGGCCGGAGCAATGAACCTATTTGAAGTGGCTCATTTTGTACCGGAGAAGCCAATGTACGAACAAGGATTAATTTTACTTCCCCACCTAGCTACTCTAGGTTGGGGGGTAGGTCCTGGTGGGGAAGTTATAGATACCTTTCCATACTTTGTATCCGGTGTACTTCACTTAATTTCCTCTGCAGTATTGGGCTTTGGCGGTATTTATCATGCACTTCTGGGTCCTGAGACTCTTGAAGAATCTTTTCCATTTTTTGGTTATGTATGGAAAGATCGAAATAAAATGACAACAATTTTAGGTATTCACTTAATCTTGCTAGGTATAGGTGCTTTTCTTCTAGTATTCAAGGCTCTTTATTTTGGGGGCGTATATGATACCTGGGCTCCGGGGGGGGGAGATGTAAGAAAAATTACCAACTTGACCCTTAGCCCAAGTGTTATTTTTGGTTATTTACTAAAATCCCCCTTTGGAGGAGAAGGATGGATTGTTAGTGTGGACGATTTGGAAGATATAATTGGAGGGCATGTATGGTTAGGTTCCATTTGTATACTTGGTGGAATCTGGCATATCTTAACCAAACCCTTTGCATGGGCTCGCCGTGCACTTGTGTGGTCTGGAGAGGCTTACTTGTCTTATAGTTTAGGTGCTTTATCCGTTTTTGGTTTCATTGCTTGTTGCTTTGTCTGGTTCAATAATACCGCGTATCCTAGTGAGTTTTACGGACCTACTGGACCAGAAGCTTCTCAAGCTCAAGCTTTTACTTTTCTAGTTAGAGATCAACGTCTTGGGGCTAACGTGGGATCCGCTCAAGGACCTACCGGGTTAGGTAAATATTTAATGCGTTCGCCTACCGGAGAAGTTATTTTTGGAGGCGAAACTATGCGTTTTTGGGATCTGCGTGCTCCTTGGTTAGAACCTCTAAGAGGTCCAAATGGTTTGGACTTGAGTAGGTTGAAAAAAGACATTCAACCTTGGCAAGAACGCCGTTCCGCGGAATATATGACCCATGCGCCTTTAGGTTCGTTAAATTCTGTAGGTGGCGTAGCTACCGAGATCAATGCAGTCAATTATGTCTCTCCTAGAAGTTGGTTAGCTACCTCTCATTTTGTTCTAGGATTCTTCCTATTCGTAGGTCATTTATGGCATGCGGGAAGGGCTCGTGCAGCTGCAGCAGGATTTGAAAAAGGAATTGATCGTGATTTTGAACCTGTTCTTTCCATGACTCCTCTTAACTAACTGAGACAAGAGATCCAATATTTAAAGTAGAAATCAGTTTGGTTCTACAATACATATTGATTGGGTGGATCAGGTCATACTTAAAAAGTATTTCTTTTTCCTTTTTTTTATTTTCAACTCATTTAGATCTAATCCATTTTTTTTCTGGCTCGGCTATCCTACCTAGCCGAGCCATTTACATTTATGATACTGGGCCAGTCAAAACCAATATAGACATAAATCTATTCATCGAGAAAAGGAGAGAGAGGGATTCGAACCCTCGATAGTTCGCAAAGAACTATACCGGTTTTCAAGACCGGAGCTATCAACCACTCGGCCATCTCTCCGAAAGATAATTTCTATACTATAGAAAGATATTAGGTGCGAGTCGATAAGTCTATTTATCTAGCTGTAATATATAGATAGATGCAGGATCTAGCATGACCATTTGTGAAGTAAAAAACTACTCTCGACCCCATGTTCAAATAAAAAATGAATGGGAAAGGGGTGGTAATAAGTCATATAGAATCAATGGATTCATGGCACAATCCCCCCATGATGCATTTTTTTTACAATTTTTTTGGCTGATAGAGGGATCAAATGGTATAGTTCTTTTGTTGGTAGCTTGGAGGATTAGAAACATGACTATTGCTTTCCAATTGGCTGTTTTTGCATTAATTGCTACTTCATCAATCTTACTGATTAGTGTACCTGTTGTTTTTTCTTCTCCTGATGGTTGGTCGAGTAACAAAAATGTTGTATTTTCCGGTACATCATTATGGATTGGATTAGTCTTTCTGGTAGGTATCCTTAATTCTCTCATCTCTTGAACCTATTTGTTCCAGATACAAAAATGAACTGAAAATGACCCCTCCCCCGAATTCTTTCGGGTTGCGAACCACATTAAAATTCAATATAAGTCTAAGTTCCCAAAATGCAAAATACAAATAAAGAAAACAAAAAATTAGAGGGAGGGGTCAAACTTTTTTTGTAATTTGTAAATGTAATTAAATGTAATAAAATAAAAAAAAAAAAATTTAAATAAATTAATTAAATATTAAATTATAATTAAATATTAAATTAATATATAAATATTTATTATACGATTTATTATTTATTATAAGATTGATTTTTAATTAGTATATTATTTTAGTATATTATTAGTATAATTTGTATAATTTTGATTTAATAATATATTGGATTTAATAATATAAAAATAATAATATAAAAAATATAATAATAATAAGATAAATAAGATATAATAATATAAGATATAATAATAATTAATAATAATCTAAGATATAATTCTAAGATATAATAATATATTAATAATATATTTTAATAATATATTAATAATATTAATAAAATATTAATAATATTTAATAATATAAAATATAATAAGAATCGTCCTGAAAAAAATATCTAGCATAGCTGTTCATAAATATGATCCAGACATCATGTATCAAGAACGAAAAAAATGCGGATATAGTCGAATGGTAAAATTTCTCTTTGCCAAGGAGAAGACGCGGGTTCGATTCCCGCTATCCGCCCAAGGTAATTTTTTTAAAGTGATTCTATCCCCTATCCTCTTTTCTCCCGCTCCAATAGTAATTAATTAATTACTTAATTTAATTACTAGTTAACAGGGACAACCCTAATTTTTTTAAACAAAAATGTTGCGGAGACGGGATTTGAACCCGTGACTTCAAGGTTATGAGCCTTGCGAGCTACCAAACTGCTCTACCCCGCGTGATGAAGAAAAGAACTGGGGACTAATCTAATGGACAAACAAGGATTGAATGTGCCCCTCTACCATATCTGTACAAATAGAATAGCGCATTTATACAGAATGGTAAAGGGGCCCCTCTACTATCAATGATCATAGAAATGACTAGAAAATGGAAGGGAAATTTTTAATCCTTACCAACTTGATCTTGTTGCCCCCGGCAACAAACATGCATGAACCATTTCACGAAGTATGTGTCCGGATAGCCCAAAGTCTCGATAATTAGCTCTCGGTCTTCCAGTCGAAAAACAACGTCGATGAAGACGTGTCGGTGCACTATTCCGCGGTGGGGATTGTAACTTTCCATGAATTTCCCATTTATCACTTAACGACGGAACTTTGCTTATTTCTTTTTTTGAGGATCGACGCATCAAATGATATTTTTGTTCCAATTTTTGCCTCTTCTTCTCCCGCTGAATCAAACTTTTCCTTGCCATAAAATTGAACTTCCTATTAGTATCGCTGATACAAGTCGGATCCTAGATGTAGAAATAGAAAAAATCGCCTTATCCATCGAAAAAAAAAAAATGATATTTTCGCGGATACAACATAAAAAGAATTAACCAAATTTACCTGATGTAGAGGCAATCAAGAAAGCCGCATAAGTGAAGATATAACCTACGGAAAAGTGGGCTAATCCAACCAATCTTGCTTGCACAATGGAAAGAGCTACTGGTTTATCTCTCCATCGAATCAAATTAGCCAAAGGTGTACGCTCATGAGCCCATGCTAAAGTTTCAATCAATTCTTGCCAATATCCGCGCCAAGAAATTAAAAACATAAATCCAGTAGCCCAAACAAGATGTCCAAATAAGAACATCCACGCCCAGACCGATAAGCTATTCATACCAAAAGGGTTATATCCATTGATAAGTTGTGAAGAGTTTAACCATAGATAATCTCTTAACCATCCCATCAAATAAGTGGAAGATTCATTAAACTGTGAAACATTACCCTGCCATAATGTGATGTGCTTCCAATGCCAATAAAAAGTAACCCATCCAATGGTATTTAACATCCAGAAAACCGCCAAATAAAATGCGTCCCAAGCCGAAATATCACAAGTACCGCCGCGTCCCGGACCATCACAAGGAAAACTATAACCAAAATCCTTTTTATCTGGCATTAACTTCGAACCGCGTGCATCTAAAGCACCTTTTACTAAGATCAATGTGGTTGTATGTAACCCTAGAGCAATAGCATGATGAACCAAGAAGTCTCCAGGCCCTATTGTTAAGAATAATGAATTACTATTTTCATTAATAGCATTTAACCAGCCGGGCAACCATATGCTTCGACCTGCATTGAAGGCTGGACTATTCGTTGAAGATAAAAGTACATCGAACCCATATGAAGTTTTACCGTGAGCAGATTGTATCCATTGGGCGAATATGGGTTCGATTAAGATTTGTTTCTCCGGAGTACCAAAAGCAAGCATGACATCATTATGAACATAAAGTCCCAAAGTATGGAATCCAAGAAAGAGACTGGCCCAACTTAAATGGGATATGATAGCTTCTTTATGGTCTAACATTCTTGCCAATACATTATTCTCATTCTGTTCCGGATTGTAATCTCTAATAAAAAATATAGCTCCATGAGCAAAAGCTCCTGTCATGATGAATCCTGCGATGTATTGGTGATGAGTATATAACGCAGCTTGAGTAGTAAAGTCTTGCGCTATGAACGCATAAGCAGGTAATGAGTACATGTGTTGAGCCACTAAGGAAGTAATAACCCCTAAAGAAGCTAGAGCAAGGCCTAATTGAAAATGAAGCGAATTGTTGATTGTGTCATAAAGACCCTTATGTCCACGCCCCAATCGCCCCCCCGGAGGAATATGCGCTTCTAAAAGATCTTTTATACTATGCCCAATCCCGAAGTTAGTTCTATACATATGACCGGCAACGAGAAAAATAAATGCAATAGCTAAATGATGGTGTGCAATATCGGTCAGCCATAAACTTTGTGTTTGTGGATGGAACCCCCCGAGAAGGGTTAGAATGGCAGTTCCCGCTCCTTGGGAGGTACCAAATAAATGACTACCTGAATCGGGATTTTGAGCATAAAGATTCCACTGACCTGTAAAAAACGGGCCTAACCCTTGGGGATGTGGTAATACATCTAAGAAATTATTCCATCGAACGTATTCCCCCCGGGAGCCGGGAATAGCGACATGGACTAAATGTCCTGTCCAAGCCAAAGAGCTTACTCCGAATAGTCCTGACAAATGATGATTGAGACGAGATTCGGCATTTTTGAACCACGAAACGCTCGGTTTCCATTTTGGTTGTAGGTGTAACCAACCCCCTAGTAAGGCTAGGGCAGAAAGAAATAATAGAAAAAGAGCTCCAATATAAAGATCTTCATTAGTACGTAAACCGATTGTATACCACCATTGATAAACACCAGAATAAGCGATATTCACTGGGCCAGGAGCACCCCCTCGAGTAAAAGCTTCCACGGCCGGTTGACCAAAATGAGGATCCCAAATTGCATGAGCAATAGGTCTTACATGTAAAGGGTCCTGTACCCATGCTTCAAAATTTCCTTGCCAAGCTACATGAAAGAGATTTCCGGAAGTCCACAGAAAAATTATTGCTAATTGCCCGAAGTGAGAAGCAAAAATATTCTGATAAAGACGTTCCTCCGTAATATCATCATGACTCTCGAAGTCATGCGCGGTAGCAATACCAAACCAAATACGACGAGTAGTGGGGTCCTGAGCTAAGCCTTGGCTAAACCTTGGAAATCTTAATGCCATAATGCCTTTCAAATCCTCCTAGCCATTATCCTACTGCAATAATTCTTGCTAAGAAGAACGCCCATGTTGTGGCAATTCCACCCAGAAGGTAATGGGTTACTCCTACAGCACGTCCTTGTATAATGCTCAAGGCTCTAGGCTGAGTAGCAGGAGCAACTTTTAATTTATTATGAGCCCAAACGATTGATTCAATAAGTTCTT contains:
- the rps14 gene encoding ribosomal protein S14, with translation MARKSLIQREKKRQKLEQKYHLMRRSSKKEISKVPSLSDKWEIHGKLQSPPRNSAPTRLHRRCFSTGRPRANYRDFGLSGHILREMVHACLLPGATRSSW
- the psbC gene encoding photosystem II 44 kDa protein (CP43), coding for METLFNGTLSLAGRDQETTGFAWWAGNARLINLSGKLLGAHVAHAGLIVFWAGAMNLFEVAHFVPEKPMYEQGLILLPHLATLGWGVGPGGEVIDTFPYFVSGVLHLISSAVLGFGGIYHALLGPETLEESFPFFGYVWKDRNKMTTILGIHLILLGIGAFLLVFKALYFGGVYDTWAPGGGDVRKITNLTLSPSVIFGYLLKSPFGGEGWIVSVDDLEDIIGGHVWLGSICILGGIWHILTKPFAWARRALVWSGEAYLSYSLGALSVFGFIACCFVWFNNTAYPSEFYGPTGPEASQAQAFTFLVRDQRLGANVGSAQGPTGLGKYLMRSPTGEVIFGGETMRFWDLRAPWLEPLRGPNGLDLSRLKKDIQPWQERRSAEYMTHAPLGSLNSVGGVATEINAVNYVSPRSWLATSHFVLGFFLFVGHLWHAGRARAAAAGFEKGIDRDFEPVLSMTPLN
- the psbZ gene encoding photosystem II protein Z (YCF9) — translated: MTIAFQLAVFALIATSSILLISVPVVFSSPDGWSSNKNVVFSGTSLWIGLVFLVGILNSLIS
- the psaB gene encoding photosystem I P700 chlorophyll a apoprotein A2 (PsaB), with protein sequence MALRFPRFSQGLAQDPTTRRIWFGIATAHDFESHDDITEERLYQNIFASHFGQLAIIFLWTSGNLFHVAWQGNFEAWVQDPLHVRPIAHAIWDPHFGQPAVEAFTRGGAPGPVNIAYSGVYQWWYTIGLRTNEDLYIGALFLLFLSALALLGGWLHLQPKWKPSVSWFKNAESRLNHHLSGLFGVSSLAWTGHLVHVAIPGSRGEYVRWNNFLDVLPHPQGLGPFFTGQWNLYAQNPDSGSHLFGTSQGAGTAILTLLGGFHPQTQSLWLTDIAHHHLAIAFIFLVAGHMYRTNFGIGHSIKDLLEAHIPPGGRLGRGHKGLYDTINNSLHFQLGLALASLGVITSLVAQHMYSLPAYAFIAQDFTTQAALYTHHQYIAGFIMTGAFAHGAIFFIRDYNPEQNENNVLARMLDHKEAIISHLSWASLFLGFHTLGLYVHNDVMLAFGTPEKQILIEPIFAQWIQSAHGKTSYGFDVLLSSTNSPAFNAGRSIWLPGWLNAINENSNSLFLTIGPGDFLVHHAIALGLHTTTLILVKGALDARGSKLMPDKKDFGYSFPCDGPGRGGTCDISAWDAFYLAVFWMLNTIGWVTFYWHWKHITLWQGNVSQFNESSTYLMGWLRDYLWLNSSQLINGYNPFGMNSLSVWAWMFLFGHLVWATGFMFLISWRGYWQELIETLAWAHERTPLANLIRWRDKPVALSIVQARLVGLAHFSVGYIFTYAAFLIASTSGKFG